GACAATTTATCCGAATTATTTTTCTGACCTATTTTCTGATTTTTCTCCTGTTGTTCAAGTATTTTTCTTGCAATATCTTGCAATGTATCTGTTGGTTGAAAATATGGTTTAATTAATGTTTCTTCGCCATCATCAGAAATACTTCTCTTTACTACAATAGAAAAATTCAGATAATTTCGCGCAAATATTTTATTCCACATCACAAAACGATTCAAATAAGGGCGCTGAGAAACTAACCTTACTATTGCCGCAATAATAACGTGCATAATAGATAAACCNGCAATTTCTTCTTTGTGTTCTTTAATAAATGCCTCGATGTGGTCAATAGAAATGCGTTCTTCAAAATAATTTTGTGCATCAATTCGTGTCCGCAAAAAATAGGGTATCACTGAAAATACCGCATCAATTTTTCTTACACGCCAACCATCGTATCTGTCGCCCCAATGCCAATGAAAATACTTGAATTTGTTTTCTTNATACATAGTTTAAAATTTTGCCTCCAAAGATAATTTTTTATTTTGAAAATCAAATATAGTTATGGAATTAAAAACTTGAGACCTGCTTGTAGNAACTAAANAAGGATTTCGAAATTTAACTTATCCTGTATTTCATCACATCGTCCATCAGAATTTCATTATTATCCATCATAAAACGAATTACATGAATTATTTTTGGTTCTTTCGCTTTTATGTTTTTTGTCAATTCTGATAAATTGCGTGACTTTTCGTTTAATAATTCATTGATTTTTTTGCGAATATTTTGAAACTCTTCTTCCGTTACTTGCGTTTCTTTCTTTTTCAGGCAAATATCGCAAACGCCACAGTCCTTTGTGTTTTTTTCACCAAAATAGCTTAACAAAATCCGGCTACGACAAATATTC
The genomic region above belongs to uncultured Paludibacter sp. and contains:
- a CDS encoding conserved hypothetical protein (Evidence 4 : Unknown function but conserved in other organisms), translated to MYXENKFKYFHWHWGDRYDGWRVRKIDAVFSVIPYFLRTRIDAQNYFEERISIDHIEAFIKEHKEEIAGLSIMHVIIAAIVRLVSQRPYLNRFVMWNKIFARNYLNFSIVVKRSISDDGEETLIKPYFQPTDTLQDIARKILEQQEKNQKIGQKNNSDKLSKLFGYVPDFVMRIIVVTFLGLDKVGLLPRLIEQAXPWHCSIFLTXIGSIGVESIYHHLYEFGNCSLFVAMGKKSQRHSVNRANEITTYKSIMLKFVMDERICDGYYYASSMRMLNKILKDPNVLLTPPEKVIVDEGVGRKRWM